The following DNA comes from Capsicum annuum cultivar UCD-10X-F1 chromosome 7, UCD10Xv1.1, whole genome shotgun sequence.
CTTGCATTCAGCAGGTCGTATTGACCCGCCTAAAGTTCTTGCAGATATAGTTGAGTCATTGATAGGTGTCATTGATAGGTGCCATCTATATTGACTCTAATTTCTCCATGGATACAACTTGGAAGGTGGTTTAATTTTTTCCACACTAGAATTTgtacaatatatatttattttcttgctTATGGTATCTTTGAAAGTTTTTATTGACAGATTATTCTATGTATATTTTGATGATAGGTGGTAAAAGATTTGTTGCAACCTCTAATAACTCCAGCAACATTTGAAATCCACCCAGTTAAGAAATTTAACGAGCTATGTCAGAAGAATGGAATGAGCTTTAAAGTTGTTCATGATAATTGGGAGAAAACAGGAGAAGTTGAATATTTTGTTGATGGAAAATTTGTTGGGAAGGGAAAATTTAGTGGAAAGAAAGAAATTGCACAAAATAGGGCTGCATACAATGCATATGATCAAGTTATCAGAAATTTGCGTATGGAAACTACTGTTGGTGATCACTTGTGATGAAATGCAAAGCTGAAATCACCATTACCAAATCCTTAATTTCCAATGGAATTGTTGAACTTTGGCCCGTCAGGAATGTTTTCGATGAATgttttctca
Coding sequences within:
- the LOC107878150 gene encoding LOW QUALITY PROTEIN: ribonuclease 3-like protein 3 (The sequence of the model RefSeq protein was modified relative to this genomic sequence to represent the inferred CDS: deleted 1 base in 1 codon; substituted 2 bases at 2 genomic stop codons), producing the protein MEEEKLQQRERLVEEITGYKFKNPDLLHQAFTHTSFQQNSSPSNDRLEYLGDSVLNQLIAKEHYFAYPNLSSGNLTDLKSVNVDTEKLARVAIKYNLHDYLRYQIHLFKEQVDEFRDATMEYPLHSAGRIDPPKVLADIVEHXXVSLIGAIYIDSNFSMDTTWKVVKDLLQPLITPATFEIHPVKKFNELCQKNGMSFKVVHDNWEKTGEVEYFVDGKFVGKGKFSGKKEIAQNRAAYNAYDQVIRNLRMETTVGDHL